The genomic segment TTACCTAAACAAATATTCACATTAATCTTTACCAGCAGCAATAGTGAACTAACAAGAGTTGGAAATCCTGGGAATGAGAGGGATACATtcagtgaattaaaatgtgcaaCTGTGTTAACCAGCTCTGTCTGTATTGGAGGAAACAAGTGGTGGTCCAGGTACACAGCTTAACACAACAACTAAGACAGGGAAAGGAACGTGAGAAGGATTCAAGCTACAGACCAGATATGGAGAGCTAGCAGTGTGTTTGTGAGGTAAGAGTGAATTGAATACTGCAGCACTACAGTCAATAGCAAGAAGCGTGACAAACGTGATTACACAAACGGAGGACTGCCAACAAGAGCAGTGCTGCCTAGAACGGGAACACTTAAATGCTATGCTGAAACAAAGACAAGGGTTcttgtgtgtgttatgtcagAGCTTGTGTGTGCGTATACAGCTCTACCTGTCTGTGGGGAGAGCTTTGACAGTAATCCTGTATGTGTGCGCAAGCATTTCATCTGTACAGCAGCATGGGGTGTGTGTTTACGCTATGCAGGCTGCTACCGCCCATTTCCCACGTCTATGCAGCCCCTCCCCCTCAGTATCTCCAGGTCcgcctctctctgtgctcctccgCCCCTCCGAACCCCCCTGGGTCCCTTCAGTTACTGAAGCTCCTTCATCCTGTTGAGGGCGCTGCCGGCGCGGAACCACTCAACCTGGTTCTCGTTGAAGGTGTGGTTCAGGGTGATGATGTCCTGGCTGCCGTCACCGTGCTTCACCACTCCCTTCAGGGGCTAGAGGAGAAAGACAGCTGGCCTGTAAGGCATCYGTGTAAAATACACATACTACCAAGTCCCATCCCCATTATATGGAGGGMRKTAATTTGGGTRGCTGAATGGTCAATGACKCTCACCTTKCCGGGGGCAAAGGTTGCGAGGCCTGTGATGGAGATCTTGTCATCGGGGCGGATTTTGTCATAGTCGGTGGGGTCGGCAAAGGTCAAGGGCAGCATGCCCTGCTTCTTCAGGTTRGTCTCTGAGAAGAGGACAGAATGGCAATGAGGAGAAAAGAWWGAAAAYaagacagaaaaaaagaaagtgggGAACAAGAGGGAGCTTTGGGAATTGGCTCRTATCGAGCTCCATTGTGTAAACAGAGAGGCCTTCTACCACAGCGGGGCAGATCCATTACATGCCAAGTCAAGGTCATAGAGAACAATGTGTACATTCAAAGTGTGTGGGTGATCTTGTTTCTAACCACGTTTCCCCTCTTGTGCAATGGGTCTCATGATAGCTACACGAGCTCTGTCTCAGATTGAGCAGGTTCCCACCAAAAGCTTTTCCTCTCATGCCACCCACCCACATGCCCCGCCACACCCctataccctctcctctctcctctctcttggtgACTCCACATGTAACATCTAAGCGTACCGTGGATCCTGGCAAAGCTCTTGACAAGGATGACCCTGCCTCCCAGGTGTCTGGGCTCCAGGGCTGCGTGCTCTCTGCTCGAGCCCTCCCCGTAGTTGTCATCCCCCACAACCACCCACGACAGACCGTTAGCCTGGCAGGAGCAGAAAGGGAAtatttcttaaaatcagattCTAATTTAAATATTGTCATTCTGGGACAGCCCAACCAACAACAGCACACAGCCTCTATAGGTCCTCTCCTGACAGTTACTGTCTGTCACACCTTGTAGTGGCGAGCCACG from the Salvelinus sp. IW2-2015 unplaced genomic scaffold, ASM291031v2 Un_scaffold1845, whole genome shotgun sequence genome contains:
- the LOC112072163 gene encoding aconitate hydratase, mitochondrial, coding for MLIGAINIENDAVNKIKNRLTGEYGGVPDVARHYKANGLSWVVVGDDNYGEGSSREHAALEPRHLGGRVILVKSFARIHETNLKKQGMLPLTFADPTDYDKIRPDDKISITGLATFAPGKPLKGVVKHGDGSQDIITLNHTFNENQVEWFRAGSALNRMKELQ